From the Mesorhizobium koreense genome, the window CGCCGCAAGGATGCCCAACTGCCCGGTGGATCGGCGCCTTTTTCCACGAAACGATCGGCCGTTGCCTTGATCGTCGGATTTCTGTTTCTGGGTTTGGCCGGCTGTGGTCATGTGGTGGGCGTCTTGAAGCCTGTACCGGTTACCGCGCCTGGTACGTCGCGGGTGGACATGCTTGTCGTAACGACGCGCTCGCCGTCGAAGGACCCCGGCCTTCTCTATACGGGGCTGCGAGACAAGAACTATTCCGTCGACGAGATTTCCGTTTCAATACCGCCGGATTCGGCCCGAAAAGTCGGCGAGGTGCAATGGCCGCGCCGTCTGCCGCCCAATCCCGAGAAGGATTTCACGACGGTGGCGGTGAAGCGACTGCCGCCGGAAGCCGCCGCCGGCAGGGCCTGGCTGCGTCGCAATTTGCCGAAGAACCGGAAGGTCCTCGTCTTCGTCCACGGCTTCAACAACCGCTACGAGGATGCCGTCTACCGTTTCGCGCAGATCGTACACGATTCGAATGCCGATGCCGCGCCTATCCTTTTCACCTGGCCTTCGGCCGGCAAGCTGTTCGACTACAATTACGACCGGGAAAGCACCATCTACTCGCGCGACGGGCTGGAGACCGTGTTGCGGCTTCTCGCGGAGGATCCGCAGGTCTCCGAGGTCACCGTGCTTGCCCATTCGATGGGCACATGGCTCACCATGGAATCCCTTCGACAGATGGCGATCCGCGACGGTCATGTCGCGCCGAAGATCGCGAACGTCATTCTGGCGTCGCCCGATATCGACGTGGATGTTTTCGGGCGCCAGTTCCACGATCTTGGCAGCCGCCACCCGAAGTTCACCGTCTTCGTTTCGCAGGACGATCGGGCGCTGGCCGTGTCGCGATTCGTCGCGGGTAATGTGAACCGGCTCGGACAGATCGATCCCGAGGCCGAACCCTACCGTTCGGAAGCGCAGAAAGACGGCATCACCTTCATCGACCTCACCCGGCTGAAAGCACCCGGCGCCGACCTGAATCACGACAAATTCGCCGCCAGCCCGCTGATCGTTCGCGCCATCGGCACAAGGCTGGTCAACGGGCAGTCGCTTTCGGAATCACAGATCGGGCTTGGCGACAGCATCACCATCCTTGCCGCCGGCACGGCCAAGGCGGTTGGGACGGGAGCGGGCCTTCTGGTCAGCACGCCCCTTTCGGTGATCGATCCGACGACGCGCCGCAATCTCGGTAGCCAGGCTGACGATTTTGCCGGACAACTCGATGCGGCAACCGGACTCAACGGCAGATCCCGGGAATCCTCCGACGCCGATCCAACCATGAAGGCGAAGGATGCAAGATAGGCGAGGCGTGAGCCTGCTCAGCCGGCGGCCTTGATCGGCTTCTTAAGCGTCTTGAGGAGTGCTGCGTGGATCGCCTCGTTGCCGGCGACGATGCCGCCGGTATCGAAGATGTCCTGCCCGCCCGCCTTGTCGGTAACGAAGCCGCCTGCCTCGCGGATGATGAGCATGCCGGCAGCCATGTCCCACGGATGCAACGCATCTTCCCAGAAGCCGTCGAGCCTGCCCGCCGCGACATAGGCAAGGTCGAGAGCGGCCGCACCCATGCGGCGGATGCCGGAGACTTCACCCATAACGTTGCGCTGCTCGACCAGATAGCGGCCGTGGTCGCCGCGGCCGAGATGCGGGATGCCGGTGCCGATCACCGCGTCGTTCAGATTGCGGCGTGCCGCGACCCGCAGGCGCCGGTCGTTGAGGAAGGCGCCGCCGCCGCGCTCGGCGGTGTAGAGCTCGTCCATGGCCGGGTTGTAGATCAGCCCGGCGACGAGCACGCCCTGACGCTCCAGCGCGATCGAGACGGCAAAGATCGGAATGCCATGAAGAAAGTTCGTGGTGCCGTCGAGCGGGTCGATGATCCAGCGGTGCTGGTCGTCGGAGCCTTTGACCGTGCCGCTTTCCTCCATAAGGAAGGAATAGCCGGGCCGCGCCTTCGACAGTTCGTTATAGATGATTTCTTCCGCCTTGCGGTCGGCCTGGCTGACATAGTCGCCAGGCCCCTTCATCGAAACCTGAAGGTTCTGCACCTCGCCGAAATCACGCGCCAGGGAGCGACCGGCCTTTGTGGCCGCCTGGACCATGACGTTGAGCAGCGCGGAACGGGGCATGGGGGAGCGTCTTTCGTCAGTTGGCCGTCGGCGATCGTATAGCCGCAGTCGACAGGCGGCAGTAGGAAGTCGGTCCGGTGTCGCTGGAACGGGTCTTCCCGACTGCCGCTTTCCTTATCAATCCGCCCGGCGCAGATAGGTGATCTCGTTCGTGTCGACCACGATCCTTTCGCCGGCCGAGATGAAGGGCGGCACCAGAACGCGCACCCCGTTTTCAAGCACTGCGGGCTTGTAGGAAGACGCCGCAGTCTGGCCTTTGACGACCGGGTCTGCCTCGGTGATCTCCAGCGTTACCTGATCGGGAAGCGAGATGCCGATCGGCTTTTCCTCGTAGAGTTCGACGGTTACCGTCATGCCGTCTTGCAGGAAAGCGGCACGGTCGCCGACGAAATCCTTCTGCAGTTCAAGCTGCTCGTAGCTCTCGGAGTCCATGAAGACAAGCGCTTGGTCCTGCTCGTAGAGAAAAGTGAAATCCTTCTGCTCGAGCCGCACTTTCTCCACCGTTTCGGCGGAGCGGAAGCGCTCGTTGAGCTTGGTGCCATCGATCAAATTCTTCAATTCGACCTGGTTGTAGGCGCCGCCCTTGCCGGGCTTGACGGCGTTCGTCTTCACGGCGACCCACAGGCCGCCATTGTGCTCGATGACGTTACCCGGACGGATTTCATTGCCGTTGATCTTGGCCATGTCGGTGCTTTCGGATGAGGTTTGATCCCGGATCGCCGCGAGGGGCGATTTTCGGCACGTCCAAGACCATAAAACGCGAAAAGAGGCAAGAGCGGGCGTTCGCTAGCGCAGCTTGTTGGCGCGTTCGATCGCTCGCTTCTGCTCGTCGGTGGAAAGGCTGGAGAAGAACATGTCCATCTGCGGATCGCTCAGGCCGGCGCGACGGGCAAGCACGTACCAGGCGCCGGCCTCCACCTTGTCGGCCTTGATGCCGATGCCGTTGAGATAAAGCTTGGCTAGGCGGTTCTCGGCGGCGACGTTCCCGCCGTCGGCCGCCCGCTTCAGCCAGCGGAAGCCGCCTTCGAGGTCGGCGGGACCGCCGCGCCCCTCCACCAGCCATGTGCCGAGCTCGAGTTCCGCCGTATCGTAGTTCTGGTGTGCGGCGAGCAAGAGCCAGCGGCGCGCTTCCTCGTCGTTCCTGACCTTGCCGCCGATGCCGTTCGCGAAGGCCTGCGACATCGCATATTGGGCGTCGGCGAGGCCGGCGGCGGCTGCCTTCTCGTAATAGTCGTAGGCCTTTTCCATGCCGTCGACGCTGTCATCCTTCTCGACGAGCATCTGCGCGTAGTTGAAGGCGGCGAGACGATTGCCGGCGTCGGCCGCCGCCTTCATCAGTTCGGCGGCGCGCTTTTCGTCCTTCGGGACGACACTGCCCTCCATCAGATAGAGCGCGTACTGGAACTCAGCGGCCGCCACGCCCTGCGCGGCCGCCTTGCCGTAAAGCTCCGCCGCCTTCTTCTCGTCGCGCTGCACGCCGAGGCCGCGCGCGTATATCTCGGCGGCCAGGGTCTGCGCGGCGGCGTCGCCTTTCTCGGCGCGCGGCAAGGCGAGGTCGAGAGCGGTTATGTAAAGACCGCGCTGATACGCGCCGAAAGCCGGGTCCGCCGGCTGCGAGCCGTAGCGCTTCGGGTTGACGTCCGTGGTCGGGTTGACCACCCGGCCGCCGCGGCTGTCGTCGGTGGCGGCGGCATTCCCCGGCACGAGCGTCAAGAGCAGCATGGCTGCACCGGCGATCTCGGCGGCGCGCTTCATTTGCCGGCCTCGAAACGCGGCGCGCGCTCATCGAGCAGGGCATTGGCGGCGGTCACTTGCCCGGCAGGGTCCGCCTCCTCGCCGAAAACGGCGCTTGAAACCGCCACGAACTCGGCGCCCGTCGCCGCCACGGCCTCGACCGACGCGACCTCGTTGCCGGCCATGACGATGCAGGGCAGTTCGATCATCTCGGCCCACCAGCCTCCGAGCGAAAGATTGCGGGGATGCGGCGCCGGCGTATTGTCGTAGCCGAAGCGGCCGAAAAACATGTAATCGGGTCGGGCCTCGCCGAGTTCGAGCGCATCGTCGCGGCTCTTCGCGCCGCCCGCGCCGATCATCATGCGGTCCTGGAATTTTTCGATCAGTTCCGCCAATCCGTCCTTGCGTCCCTCGAAATGGATGCCGTCGGCCCCAACGCGGCCCGCAACGCGCGTGTCACCCTCGATCATGACGGCGATGCCGTGCGCCTGCGCTATCGGAACGAGGGCTTCGGCGCGGCGCTGGAACACCGCTTCACCATCGCCATAGGCCGGCAGGATAAGTGAGGCCACGTCGCCGCCCTCGGTCGCGGCGGCGACGAGAGATTTCAGCTTTGCCGGATCGTCGATCCGCGGCGCGATCAGGACGATGCGGCAGCGGTTCAATTCTTCTGTTGCCGTCATGGCGCCCTTTTTCGAGCCTCGATGCTGACCCTGGCCTATGCGAAGCGATCTTGGTCGCAATGCGGCATACAACATGGACGAGCGTCTTGAACAGACCGATCGGCCTCGCCAAACGAGCCGGAAGCCGTTATGCGTTTCGCGATCAACCGTGCCCGCCGATGACCGACCTCCTGCAAAATCCACTCTTCTATGCCGTGGCCGTGCCGGCGGTCGTGCTCATCGGCCTGTCGAAAGGCGGCTTCGGCGGGGCGCTCGGTGTCGTCGGCGTGCCCCTGATGGCGCTGGCCATGCCGCCCGTGCAGGCGGCGGCGATCCTGCTTCCGATACTCATCTTGATGGATATTGCGGCCTTGTGGGCATGGCGCGGCGTCAGCCGCGACTGGCGGACCTTCCGCATCCTTATTCCCGGCGCCATCGTCGGCATCGGTATCGGCTGGCTGACGGCGGCCGTGGTCACCGAGGCGGCGGTCAAGCTCATCGTCGGCCTCATCGCCTTCGGCTTCGTGGTCCGATGGTTCTGGCAGAGACATGCGGGAAGCGATCATCCGCGAGACCACAATGTTCTCGTCGGCTCATTTTGGGGCGTGGTTTCGGGCTTCACCAGCTTCGTCGCCCATGCCGGCGGACCGCCCTACCAAGTCTATACGCTGCCGCTCCGCCAGGATCCAAAGCTTTACACCGCGACGAGTGTTGTCTTCTTTGCCGTGGTGAATGCGGTGAAACTGGTTCCCTATTTCGCGCTCGGCGAACTCGACACGAGCAACCTGACCGCCGCCGCGATCCTGATGCCGGTTGCCGCCGTCGCTACGGTCGCCGGCGCCGCCATGATCAAGCGCATGCGGGCGGAAGTCTTCTATCCGATCGTCTACGCACTGATATTCCTGCTGTCGCTGAAGCTGATCTGGGATGGAGCGCTGGCGGTCTGGTAAGGCCCGCCACGTAAAGCGGCGGTCAGCCGTTTGCAATCGTCCTGGCATCGAGGACGGCGCGCGCCCAATCCTCGGGCCGCTCCTGCGGCAGATTATGACCGGCCGCGCGAAATACCCTGTGCTCATGCATACCGCCGAACTTCCCGGCATGGTGCGAGGTACCGGAATTCACCCCGTCCGCATCGCCATCTATCGTGATTGTCGGAACGTCGATCGACGGCTGCGCGCTCAACCGGGTTTCGATGAGCGCATAGGCCGGATCTCCCGATACAAGCCCGAAGCGGTGCCGATAGGAATGGATCACGACCTCGACGAAATCCGGATTGTCGAAGGCCGCGGCCGTGCGTTCGAATGTCGGGTCGTCAAATGCCCAATTCGGCGACCACATGCGCCAGAGTTGGCGCGCGACGCCGCGCCTGTCGCGGGCGAGGCCACGCCGGCCGCGCTCTGAGTGGAAATAATACTGATACCAGAACGTCGCTTCCTCGGCGGCCGATGCGGGCTCCAAGGAGTGGGCGATGTCCTGGATGTTGTAGGAATTGGCCGAGACCAACGCCTCGACGCGTTCCGGCCAGAGCGCGGCGACGACGCAGGCGGCGCGGCCGCCCCAATCATAGCCGCCGAGCACGGCACGTTCGAACCCGAGCGCATCCATCAGCGCTTTCAGATCGGCACCGAGGGCCGCCTGCTCGCCGGAGCGCAGCGTCTCGCCGGAGAGAAAGCGGGTCGGTCCGTAGCCCCTCAGATAGGGGACGACGACCCTCGCGCCGGCTTCAGCAAGCAACGGCGCCGTTTCGGCATAAGCGTGTGCGTCATAGGGGAAGCCGTGCCCCATGATGCACGGCCAGCCGTCCGCGGGACCATACTGCTCATACGCCACATTCAGGACGCCGGCGTGGATGGTCAAGGTCATGCCGATCTTCCGTAACTTGTAATTTAGCAGGGTGGCGGTTTTCCGAACCATAAGCTTGAGGAGGATCAGGTGCAAAGAGCGGCCAGCATCGCTCCTGACAAGGAATGAGCAGAATAGTTCGCCATTCTTCCAATGACGGCGCCTTGCGGCTGTGCTTAAAGGCGGCAACGCCCGGAGAGAATGTTCATGTCCGCCAACCCCTACGAGAACGACCTCGACAAGAATGCCGCCAACTACCAGCCGCTGACGCCGCTTTCCTTCCTGGAACGCGCCGCCAAGGTCTATCCGGACGTAACAGCCATCGTTCATGGCAATTTGCGGACCAGCTATCGCGATTTCTATGCGCGTTCGCGGCGGCTCGCTTCGGCGCTTTCCAAACGAGGCATCGGCAAGGGTGACACCGTCACCGTCATGCTTGCCAATACCCCGCCCATGCTCGAAGCGCATTTCGGCGTACCGATGACGAAGGCGGTGCTGCATTCGCTGAATACGAGGCTGGATGCAGCGGTCATCGCCTTCCAACTCGACCATGCCGGATCGAAGATCGTGATCGTCGACACGGAATTCTCCGGCGTTATGGCCGAGGCGCTGAAGCTGGCGAAGGTCAAGCCGCTGGTGGTCGATTTCGACGATCCGCAATACGCCGCCGACGCCCCCTATCCGAAGGGCGCACGCATCGGCTCGCTCGACTATGAGGCGTTTCTTGCCGAGGGCGACCCGGGTTTCGCCTGGTCGATGCCGGACGACGAGTGGGACGCCATATCGCTGAACTACACATCCGGCACGACCGGCAATCCGAAAGGCGTCGTCTATCATCATCGCGGCGCGGCGCTGATGGCCTATGCCAACACGGTCCACGCCGGCATGGGCAAGCATTGCGTCTATCTGTGGACGCTGCCGATGTTCCATTGCAACGGCTGGTGCTTCCCGTGGACGCTCGCCGTGCAGGCGGGAACGCATGTCTGTCTGCGCTGGGTCCGTGCGAGGGCGATGTACGATGCGATCGCCGACCATGGCGTCACGCATCTCTGCGGCGCGCCGATCGTCATGGCGACGCTGATCAACGCCGCCGACGGCGACAAACGTGATTTCCCGCAGACGGTTACCTTCAACACCGCCGCCGCGCCGCCACCGGAGTCCGTGCTGGCCGGCATGGCCGACGCCGGTTTCGCGGTGACCCATCTCTACGGATTGACCGAGACCTACGGTCCGGCGGTCGTCAATGAGTGGCATACGGAATGGGACGGGCTCGACAAGGCTGGCCGGGCCGGGCGCAAGGCGCGGCAGGGCGTGCGCTATTCGGCGCTCGAGGATCTGACGGTGATGGACCCGAAGACGATGGAGAAGACGCCGCCGGATGGAGAGACGATCGGCGAGGTGATGTTTCGCGGCAACATCGTCATGAAGGGCTATCTGAAGAACAAGGCGGCGTCGGACGAGGCGTTCGCCGGAGGCTGGTTCCATTCCGGCGATCTGGGCGTGATGCACGCCGA encodes:
- a CDS encoding alpha/beta hydrolase; protein product: MLRRKDAQLPGGSAPFSTKRSAVALIVGFLFLGLAGCGHVVGVLKPVPVTAPGTSRVDMLVVTTRSPSKDPGLLYTGLRDKNYSVDEISVSIPPDSARKVGEVQWPRRLPPNPEKDFTTVAVKRLPPEAAAGRAWLRRNLPKNRKVLVFVHGFNNRYEDAVYRFAQIVHDSNADAAPILFTWPSAGKLFDYNYDRESTIYSRDGLETVLRLLAEDPQVSEVTVLAHSMGTWLTMESLRQMAIRDGHVAPKIANVILASPDIDVDVFGRQFHDLGSRHPKFTVFVSQDDRALAVSRFVAGNVNRLGQIDPEAEPYRSEAQKDGITFIDLTRLKAPGADLNHDKFAASPLIVRAIGTRLVNGQSLSESQIGLGDSITILAAGTAKAVGTGAGLLVSTPLSVIDPTTRRNLGSQADDFAGQLDAATGLNGRSRESSDADPTMKAKDAR
- a CDS encoding tetratricopeptide repeat protein — its product is MKRAAEIAGAAMLLLTLVPGNAAATDDSRGGRVVNPTTDVNPKRYGSQPADPAFGAYQRGLYITALDLALPRAEKGDAAAQTLAAEIYARGLGVQRDEKKAAELYGKAAAQGVAAAEFQYALYLMEGSVVPKDEKRAAELMKAAADAGNRLAAFNYAQMLVEKDDSVDGMEKAYDYYEKAAAAGLADAQYAMSQAFANGIGGKVRNDEEARRWLLLAAHQNYDTAELELGTWLVEGRGGPADLEGGFRWLKRAADGGNVAAENRLAKLYLNGIGIKADKVEAGAWYVLARRAGLSDPQMDMFFSSLSTDEQKRAIERANKLR
- a CDS encoding inositol monophosphatase family protein, which codes for MPRSALLNVMVQAATKAGRSLARDFGEVQNLQVSMKGPGDYVSQADRKAEEIIYNELSKARPGYSFLMEESGTVKGSDDQHRWIIDPLDGTTNFLHGIPIFAVSIALERQGVLVAGLIYNPAMDELYTAERGGGAFLNDRRLRVAARRNLNDAVIGTGIPHLGRGDHGRYLVEQRNVMGEVSGIRRMGAAALDLAYVAAGRLDGFWEDALHPWDMAAGMLIIREAGGFVTDKAGGQDIFDTGGIVAGNEAIHAALLKTLKKPIKAAG
- a CDS encoding acyl-CoA synthetase, coding for MSANPYENDLDKNAANYQPLTPLSFLERAAKVYPDVTAIVHGNLRTSYRDFYARSRRLASALSKRGIGKGDTVTVMLANTPPMLEAHFGVPMTKAVLHSLNTRLDAAVIAFQLDHAGSKIVIVDTEFSGVMAEALKLAKVKPLVVDFDDPQYAADAPYPKGARIGSLDYEAFLAEGDPGFAWSMPDDEWDAISLNYTSGTTGNPKGVVYHHRGAALMAYANTVHAGMGKHCVYLWTLPMFHCNGWCFPWTLAVQAGTHVCLRWVRARAMYDAIADHGVTHLCGAPIVMATLINAADGDKRDFPQTVTFNTAAAPPPESVLAGMADAGFAVTHLYGLTETYGPAVVNEWHTEWDGLDKAGRAGRKARQGVRYSALEDLTVMDPKTMEKTPPDGETIGEVMFRGNIVMKGYLKNKAASDEAFAGGWFHSGDLGVMHADGYIQLKDRSKDIIISGGENISSIEVEEALYKHPAVAACGVVGQPDEKWGETPVAYVELKPGRSATEAELIAHCRALLARFKCPKTIVFTEIPKTSTGKIQKFRLREMARGG
- a CDS encoding alpha/beta fold hydrolase, producing the protein MTLTIHAGVLNVAYEQYGPADGWPCIMGHGFPYDAHAYAETAPLLAEAGARVVVPYLRGYGPTRFLSGETLRSGEQAALGADLKALMDALGFERAVLGGYDWGGRAACVVAALWPERVEALVSANSYNIQDIAHSLEPASAAEEATFWYQYYFHSERGRRGLARDRRGVARQLWRMWSPNWAFDDPTFERTAAAFDNPDFVEVVIHSYRHRFGLVSGDPAYALIETRLSAQPSIDVPTITIDGDADGVNSGTSHHAGKFGGMHEHRVFRAAGHNLPQERPEDWARAVLDARTIANG
- the efp gene encoding elongation factor P, with amino-acid sequence MAKINGNEIRPGNVIEHNGGLWVAVKTNAVKPGKGGAYNQVELKNLIDGTKLNERFRSAETVEKVRLEQKDFTFLYEQDQALVFMDSESYEQLELQKDFVGDRAAFLQDGMTVTVELYEEKPIGISLPDQVTLEITEADPVVKGQTAASSYKPAVLENGVRVLVPPFISAGERIVVDTNEITYLRRAD
- a CDS encoding thiamine phosphate synthase encodes the protein MTATEELNRCRIVLIAPRIDDPAKLKSLVAAATEGGDVASLILPAYGDGEAVFQRRAEALVPIAQAHGIAVMIEGDTRVAGRVGADGIHFEGRKDGLAELIEKFQDRMMIGAGGAKSRDDALELGEARPDYMFFGRFGYDNTPAPHPRNLSLGGWWAEMIELPCIVMAGNEVASVEAVAATGAEFVAVSSAVFGEEADPAGQVTAANALLDERAPRFEAGK
- a CDS encoding sulfite exporter TauE/SafE family protein → MTDLLQNPLFYAVAVPAVVLIGLSKGGFGGALGVVGVPLMALAMPPVQAAAILLPILILMDIAALWAWRGVSRDWRTFRILIPGAIVGIGIGWLTAAVVTEAAVKLIVGLIAFGFVVRWFWQRHAGSDHPRDHNVLVGSFWGVVSGFTSFVAHAGGPPYQVYTLPLRQDPKLYTATSVVFFAVVNAVKLVPYFALGELDTSNLTAAAILMPVAAVATVAGAAMIKRMRAEVFYPIVYALIFLLSLKLIWDGALAVW